From Temnothorax longispinosus isolate EJ_2023e chromosome 3, Tlon_JGU_v1, whole genome shotgun sequence, one genomic window encodes:
- the Asx gene encoding uncharacterized protein Asx isoform X1, with protein sequence MPRQAYTACPDIPLADDVKAIGAAMDTDVELGKGEGCETIPGCSGYSSMVHSKKVIKHALRQQAKRRRKNTTIASGNSRTLPRIVVKPLPPPPPNDPPSPVNNVQHINTAPEEPAATMREVLASLPGFSLKSSRRRSTKRLSATAQLEAGLVDLESPASILASTSLRALLNRHTFQGLPPLYQRKLAQLLPAVDRQDAAISGLNNEFFARACLEWRKRLAEGEFTPENQQRLKMEAERDKNKLDPWKVKHFEPIWGEKREPKLKSNLHYITESRSSGAVTRSSLRLRLEANVDIPTSEHAVCPIVMTEDKVDTSCKTEISIKSSDDLVNSEEVQQHLMPLDYNTLPDNVTDEKHLDDSMRVNSIEVSEDIQMHESKIEEADKITDICEKQDMLEADDIARQICQEAISNVYEEETDFSSSEKNLPPIENNVIEASEEDTVLLPDDNSSPRSSEQIERGSHTSVESISQLSNEYISQASIDQISQISKEQISQISSDQIYQISDCETTSILESSSPQDQVRPADIVIEDTSLINSDQTEVTQTSHENPADSESQIPEGMEIDSETLQRIHELEVRGEMREMYEEISGCPEEIIYPILEGMEMASTNAEVTEPQVVSGQTEDTTGTDVNVGNEDEALREANNYVCSEMLECSWTVDPTVNNINNNNRTQEELQVPWPLVAAALDGSVAANITVTTQDECSETSTTTDSTTSSQQFINADTNVESVNCIQLPVVQGTTFQSDGLTISTPGSSCVMKSLQSQSPPIIAFPQLQSIRFVQTSFNPEQETTSSLANNSSTISAQLQPQQSNTAQVNMIRTQDTITQINTQNNNARNNMNQNTIATPSQVQNTLPTTMGVQSQNRAQNAIVIQHQTAPSVQPRQIAATVHQQQQQQQQQQQQQQQTPQQQQQYAGPSVAVSTRPSRVSNQGSQRGSRNSNKEQGGGRSRSSTKEPPGAVNLERSYQICQAVIQSSPNRDQLKAHLKPPPSLLARGDGAFTTSKSGGRTLTTVKPQKTQQTIQHNKQAQNKTQAVMLRHVFATARQATSTEVTESTPIAQLGSTTSNGLGQYILVQRTGVGDSAPRASSAPPLPPQIAGMGVGVHLVRGRPASAGEGSHQAVTLKARGADSRVTGGAEPGAPGMIIGGDPPPPCECNMRGAMVICRQCGAFCHDDCIGPQRICATCLIR encoded by the exons ATGCCGCGGCAGGCCTACACCGCGTGCCCCGACATTCCGCTCGCCGACGATGTCAAAGCCATAGGCGCTGCCATGGACACGGACGTGGAGCTCGGCAAGGGCGAGGGGTGCGAGACTATACCGGGCTGCTCCGGCTACTCGAGCATGGTGCACAGCAAGAAGGTCATTAAGCACGCGTTGCGACAGCAAGCCAAGCGGCGCCGTAAGAACACGACGATAGCGTCCGGCAATTCGCGCACGTTGCCCAGGATCGTTGTCAAACCgctaccgccgccgccgccgaacGATCCACCATCCCCGGTCAACAACGTGCAGCACATCAACACCG CACCGGAAGAACCTGCTGCAACAATGAGAGAAGTTTTGGCTAGTTTACCTGGATTTAGCTTAAAGTCAAGCCGCAGGAGATCTACAAAGAGACTGTCCGCAACTGCGCAATTAGAAGCTGGTCTTGTGGATTTGGAGTCCCCAGCGAGTATATTAGCAAGTACGAGCTTACGCGCTCTGTTAAATAGGCATACATTTCAAGGCTTGCCCCCACTGTATCAACGGAAGCTCGCACAACTCCTGCCTGCTGTAGATAGACAG GATGCTGCTATCTCTGGATTGAACAATGAATTTTTTGCGAGAGCTTGCCTAGAATGGCGGAAACGTTTAGCAGAAGGAGAATTCACTCCAGAAAATCAGCAACGCCTGAAGATGGAAGCGGAACGGGATAAGAATAAGCTAGATCCGTGGAAAGTGAAGCATTTTGAACCGATATGGGGAGAAAAGCGAGAGCCTAAACTTAAATCGAATCTCCATTATATTACCGAGTCACGTTCTAGTGGTGCAGTAACACGTTCAAGTTTAAGACTTCGTCTGGAAGCTAATGTGGATATTCCTACGTCGGAACATGCTGTCTGTCCTATTGTAATGACAGAAGATAAAGTCGACACCAGCTGCAAGACCGAAATCAGCATAAAGAGTTCCGACGATCTAGTTAATTCTGAAGAGGTGCAACAACATTTAATGCCCTTAGATTATAATACATTACCGGACAATGTGACTGATGAGAAACATTTAGATGACTCCATGCGAGTGAATTCCATAGAAGTGTCAGAAGATATTCAAATGCATGAAAGTAAAATAGAGGAAGCTGACAAGATCACGGATATTTGCGAGAAACAAGATATGCTTGAGGCTGATGATATTGCGAGGCAAATATGTCAAGAAGCCATTTCGAATGTCTACGAGGAAGAAACAGATTTTTCCTCGAGCGAGAAAAATTTGCCACCTATAGAAAATAACGTAATCGAAGCATCGGAGGAAGACACCGTGCTATTACCTGATGATAATTCGTCACCGAGATCGAGCGAACAGATAGAACGTGGGTCACACACGTCCGTAGAATCAATTTCGCAGTTATCCAACGAATATATATCACAAGCATCCATAGATCAGATTTCTCAGATCTCAAAGGAACAGATTTCACAAATATCCAGCGATCAGATTTATCAGATATCGGATTGCGAAACCACGAGTATCCTTGAAAGTTCATCGCCGCAGGATCAAGTTAGGCCCGCAGACATCGTTATAGAGGATACCAGTTTGATTAATAGCGATCAAACTGAGGTAACACAGACTTCCCACGAAAATCCAGCGGACAGCGAATCACAAATTCCAGAAGGAATGGAAATTGATAGCGAGACTTTACAACGTATTCATGAACTCGAG GTACGAGGAGAAATGCGCGAAATGTATGAAGAGATTTCGGGATGTCCAGAAGAGATAATATATCCTATTCTTGAGGGAATGGAAATGGCTTCAACCAATGCAGAAGTAACCGAGCCGCAAGTAGTGTCGGGACAAACTGAAGATACTACGGGAACGGATGTAAATGTTGGTAATGAGGATGAAGCTCTGCGAGAGGCAAATAATTACGTCTGCTCTGAAATGTTAGAATGTAGTTGGACAGTGGATCCGACCGTGAATaacatcaataataataatagg ACGCAAGAAGAGTTGCAAGTACCTTGGCCTTTGGTGGCGGCCGCTCTTGATGGATCGGTAGCGGCTAATATCACAGTAACGACGCAAGATGAATGCAGCGAAACCTCCACAACGACCGATTCTACAACTTCTTCGCAGCAGTTTATTAACGCGGATACCAACGTGGAATCCGTTAACTGCATTCAATTGCCAGTTGTTCAAGGAACTACATTTCAATCAGACGGCTTAACTATCAGCACCCCGGGAAGCAGTTGCGTTATGAAGAGCTTGCAATCGCAAAGTCCGCCGATCATTGCGTTTCCGCAATTGCAATCCATCAGATTTGTGCAAACGAGCTTTAATCCGGAACAGGAAACAACATCTTCGCTGGCAAATAACTCGTCTACGATCTCGGCCCAGCTTCAGCCCCAGCAAAGTAACACCGCGCAAGTTAACATGATACGAACGCAGGATACCATCACCCAAATAAATACTCAAAACAATAATGCGCGGAATAATATGAATCAAAACACCATTGCGACGCCAAGTCAAGTGCAAAATACTCTCCCGACTACAATGGGAGTACAATCTCAGAATCGCGCGCAGAACGCGATTGTTATTCAACATCAAACCGCTCCTTCTGTTCAACCTCGACAAATTGCGGCTACTGTGCatcaacaacaacaacaacaacaacaacagcagcagcagcagcagcaaacgccacaacagcaacagcaataTGCTGGACCATCTGTAGCCGTTTCGACGCGACCCTCGCGCGTGTCCAATCAAGGCAGCCAAAGAGGCTCTAGAAATAGTAATAAAGAACAAGGAGGTGGTAGATCGAGAAGCTCTACGAAAGAGCCTCCGGGTGCTGTCAATTTGGAGCGCAGCTATCAGATATGTCAAGCG GTCATACAAAGTTCACCGAATAGAGATCAACTGAAGGCTCATTTAAAGCCACCGCCAAGTTTACTTGCTAGAGGAGACGGTGCATTCACAACCAGCAAATCTGGTGGGCGCACCCTGACGACGGTCAAACCCCAGAAAACGCAGCAAACGATACAACACAATAAACAAGCTCAAAATAAGACGCAAGCAGTTATGCTGAGACATGTATTTGCTACGGCGCGTCAAGCTACATCGACGGAG GTTACAGAAAGCACTCCTATAGCGCAGCTTGGTTCCACCACCAGCAATGGTCTCGGGCAATATATACTTGTACAAAGGACGGGAGTTGGAGACAGTGCACCGAGAGCATCATCCGCTCCTCCATTACCGCCGCAGATCGCAGGGATGGGCGTTGGGGTCCATTTAGTGCGAGGAAGACCGGCGAGCGCCGGGGAGGGTTCTCATCAGGCTGTCACCCTGAAGGCAAGAGGCGCGGATAGCAGAGTGACAGGCGGCGCGGAACCGGGTGCACCCGGGATGATAATCGGCGGCGATCCGCCACCCCCGTGTGAATGTAATATGCGAGGAGCCATGGTAATTTGTCGGCAGTGTGGTGCCTTCTGCCACGATGACTGCATCGGGCCTCAACGTATCTGTGCTACCTGCCTCATACGTTAA
- the Asx gene encoding uncharacterized protein Asx isoform X2, with the protein MPRQAYTACPDIPLADDVKAIGAAMDTDVELGKGEGCETIPGCSGYSSMVHSKKVIKHALRQQAKRRRKNTTIASGNSRTLPRIVVKPLPPPPPNDPPSPVNNVQHINTAPEEPAATMREVLASLPGFSLKSSRRRSTKRLSATAQLEAGLVDLESPASILASTSLRALLNRHTFQGLPPLYQRKLAQLLPAVDRQDAAISGLNNEFFARACLEWRKRLAEGEFTPENQQRLKMEAERDKNKLDPWKVKHFEPIWGEKREPKLKSNLHYITESRSSGAVTRSSLRLRLEANVDIPTSEHAVCPIVMTEDKVDTSCKTEISIKSSDDLVNSEEVQQHLMPLDYNTLPDNVTDEKHLDDSMRVNSIEVSEDIQMHESKIEEADKITDICEKQDMLEADDIARQICQEAISNVYEEETDFSSSEKNLPPIENNVIEASEEDTVLLPDDNSSPRSSEQIERGSHTSVESISQLSNEYISQASIDQISQISKEQISQISSDQIYQISDCETTSILESSSPQDQVRPADIVIEDTSLINSDQTEVTQTSHENPADSESQIPEGMEIDSETLQRIHELEVRGEMREMYEEISGCPEEIIYPILEGMEMASTNAEVTEPQVVSGQTEDTTGTDVNVGNEDEALREANNYVCSEMLECSWTVDPTVNNINNNNRTQEELQVPWPLVAAALDGSVAANITVTTQDECSETSTTTDSTTSSQQFINADTNVESVNCIQLPVVQGTTFQSDGLTISTPGSSCVMKSLQSQSPPIIAFPQLQSIRFVQTSFNPEQETTSSLANNSSTISAQLQPQQSNTAQVNMIRTQDTITQINTQNNNARNNMNQNTIATPSQVQNTLPTTMGVQSQNRAQNAIVIQHQTAPSVQPRQIAATVHQQQQQQQQQQQQQQQTPQQQQQYAGPSVAVSTRPSRVSNQGSQRGSRNSNKEQGGGRSRSSTKEPPGAVNLERSYQICQAVIQSSPNRDQLKAHLKPPPSLLARGDGAFTTSKSGGRTLTTVKPQKTQQTIQHNKQAQNKTQAVMLRHVFATARQATSTEC; encoded by the exons ATGCCGCGGCAGGCCTACACCGCGTGCCCCGACATTCCGCTCGCCGACGATGTCAAAGCCATAGGCGCTGCCATGGACACGGACGTGGAGCTCGGCAAGGGCGAGGGGTGCGAGACTATACCGGGCTGCTCCGGCTACTCGAGCATGGTGCACAGCAAGAAGGTCATTAAGCACGCGTTGCGACAGCAAGCCAAGCGGCGCCGTAAGAACACGACGATAGCGTCCGGCAATTCGCGCACGTTGCCCAGGATCGTTGTCAAACCgctaccgccgccgccgccgaacGATCCACCATCCCCGGTCAACAACGTGCAGCACATCAACACCG CACCGGAAGAACCTGCTGCAACAATGAGAGAAGTTTTGGCTAGTTTACCTGGATTTAGCTTAAAGTCAAGCCGCAGGAGATCTACAAAGAGACTGTCCGCAACTGCGCAATTAGAAGCTGGTCTTGTGGATTTGGAGTCCCCAGCGAGTATATTAGCAAGTACGAGCTTACGCGCTCTGTTAAATAGGCATACATTTCAAGGCTTGCCCCCACTGTATCAACGGAAGCTCGCACAACTCCTGCCTGCTGTAGATAGACAG GATGCTGCTATCTCTGGATTGAACAATGAATTTTTTGCGAGAGCTTGCCTAGAATGGCGGAAACGTTTAGCAGAAGGAGAATTCACTCCAGAAAATCAGCAACGCCTGAAGATGGAAGCGGAACGGGATAAGAATAAGCTAGATCCGTGGAAAGTGAAGCATTTTGAACCGATATGGGGAGAAAAGCGAGAGCCTAAACTTAAATCGAATCTCCATTATATTACCGAGTCACGTTCTAGTGGTGCAGTAACACGTTCAAGTTTAAGACTTCGTCTGGAAGCTAATGTGGATATTCCTACGTCGGAACATGCTGTCTGTCCTATTGTAATGACAGAAGATAAAGTCGACACCAGCTGCAAGACCGAAATCAGCATAAAGAGTTCCGACGATCTAGTTAATTCTGAAGAGGTGCAACAACATTTAATGCCCTTAGATTATAATACATTACCGGACAATGTGACTGATGAGAAACATTTAGATGACTCCATGCGAGTGAATTCCATAGAAGTGTCAGAAGATATTCAAATGCATGAAAGTAAAATAGAGGAAGCTGACAAGATCACGGATATTTGCGAGAAACAAGATATGCTTGAGGCTGATGATATTGCGAGGCAAATATGTCAAGAAGCCATTTCGAATGTCTACGAGGAAGAAACAGATTTTTCCTCGAGCGAGAAAAATTTGCCACCTATAGAAAATAACGTAATCGAAGCATCGGAGGAAGACACCGTGCTATTACCTGATGATAATTCGTCACCGAGATCGAGCGAACAGATAGAACGTGGGTCACACACGTCCGTAGAATCAATTTCGCAGTTATCCAACGAATATATATCACAAGCATCCATAGATCAGATTTCTCAGATCTCAAAGGAACAGATTTCACAAATATCCAGCGATCAGATTTATCAGATATCGGATTGCGAAACCACGAGTATCCTTGAAAGTTCATCGCCGCAGGATCAAGTTAGGCCCGCAGACATCGTTATAGAGGATACCAGTTTGATTAATAGCGATCAAACTGAGGTAACACAGACTTCCCACGAAAATCCAGCGGACAGCGAATCACAAATTCCAGAAGGAATGGAAATTGATAGCGAGACTTTACAACGTATTCATGAACTCGAG GTACGAGGAGAAATGCGCGAAATGTATGAAGAGATTTCGGGATGTCCAGAAGAGATAATATATCCTATTCTTGAGGGAATGGAAATGGCTTCAACCAATGCAGAAGTAACCGAGCCGCAAGTAGTGTCGGGACAAACTGAAGATACTACGGGAACGGATGTAAATGTTGGTAATGAGGATGAAGCTCTGCGAGAGGCAAATAATTACGTCTGCTCTGAAATGTTAGAATGTAGTTGGACAGTGGATCCGACCGTGAATaacatcaataataataatagg ACGCAAGAAGAGTTGCAAGTACCTTGGCCTTTGGTGGCGGCCGCTCTTGATGGATCGGTAGCGGCTAATATCACAGTAACGACGCAAGATGAATGCAGCGAAACCTCCACAACGACCGATTCTACAACTTCTTCGCAGCAGTTTATTAACGCGGATACCAACGTGGAATCCGTTAACTGCATTCAATTGCCAGTTGTTCAAGGAACTACATTTCAATCAGACGGCTTAACTATCAGCACCCCGGGAAGCAGTTGCGTTATGAAGAGCTTGCAATCGCAAAGTCCGCCGATCATTGCGTTTCCGCAATTGCAATCCATCAGATTTGTGCAAACGAGCTTTAATCCGGAACAGGAAACAACATCTTCGCTGGCAAATAACTCGTCTACGATCTCGGCCCAGCTTCAGCCCCAGCAAAGTAACACCGCGCAAGTTAACATGATACGAACGCAGGATACCATCACCCAAATAAATACTCAAAACAATAATGCGCGGAATAATATGAATCAAAACACCATTGCGACGCCAAGTCAAGTGCAAAATACTCTCCCGACTACAATGGGAGTACAATCTCAGAATCGCGCGCAGAACGCGATTGTTATTCAACATCAAACCGCTCCTTCTGTTCAACCTCGACAAATTGCGGCTACTGTGCatcaacaacaacaacaacaacaacaacagcagcagcagcagcagcaaacgccacaacagcaacagcaataTGCTGGACCATCTGTAGCCGTTTCGACGCGACCCTCGCGCGTGTCCAATCAAGGCAGCCAAAGAGGCTCTAGAAATAGTAATAAAGAACAAGGAGGTGGTAGATCGAGAAGCTCTACGAAAGAGCCTCCGGGTGCTGTCAATTTGGAGCGCAGCTATCAGATATGTCAAGCG GTCATACAAAGTTCACCGAATAGAGATCAACTGAAGGCTCATTTAAAGCCACCGCCAAGTTTACTTGCTAGAGGAGACGGTGCATTCACAACCAGCAAATCTGGTGGGCGCACCCTGACGACGGTCAAACCCCAGAAAACGCAGCAAACGATACAACACAATAAACAAGCTCAAAATAAGACGCAAGCAGTTATGCTGAGACATGTATTTGCTACGGCGCGTCAAGCTACATCGACGGAG TGCTAA
- the Asx gene encoding uncharacterized protein Asx isoform X3, whose protein sequence is MPRQAYTACPDIPLADDVKAIGAAMDTDVELGKGEGCETIPGCSGYSSMVHSKKVIKHALRQQAKRRRKNTTIASGNSRTLPRIVVKPLPPPPPNDPPSPVNNVQHINTAPEEPAATMREVLASLPGFSLKSSRRRSTKRLSATAQLEAGLVDLESPASILASTSLRALLNRHTFQGLPPLYQRKLAQLLPAVDRQDAAISGLNNEFFARACLEWRKRLAEGEFTPENQQRLKMEAERDKNKLDPWKVKHFEPIWGEKREPKLKSNLHYITESRSSGAVTRSSLRLRLEANVDIPTSEHAVCPIVMTEDKVDTSCKTEISIKSSDDLVNSEEVQQHLMPLDYNTLPDNVTDEKHLDDSMRVNSIEVSEDIQMHESKIEEADKITDICEKQDMLEADDIARQICQEAISNVYEEETDFSSSEKNLPPIENNVIEASEEDTVLLPDDNSSPRSSEQIERGSHTSVESISQLSNEYISQASIDQISQISKEQISQISSDQIYQISDCETTSILESSSPQDQVRPADIVIEDTSLINSDQTEVTQTSHENPADSESQIPEGMEIDSETLQRIHELEVRGEMREMYEEISGCPEEIIYPILEGMEMASTNAEVTEPQVVSGQTEDTTGTDVNVGNEDEALREANNYVCSEMLECSWTVDPTVNNINNNNRTQEELQVPWPLVAAALDGSVAANITVTTQDECSETSTTTDSTTSSQQFINADTNVESVNCIQLPVVQGTTFQSDGLTISTPGSSCVMKSLQSQSPPIIAFPQLQSIRFVQTSFNPEQETTSSLANNSSTISAQLQPQQSNTAQVNMIRTQDTITQINTQNNNARNNMNQNTIATPSQVQNTLPTTMGVQSQNRAQNAIVIQHQTAPSVQPRQIAATVHQQQQQQQQQQQQQQQTPQQQQQYAGPSVAVSTRPSRVSNQGSQRGSRNSNKEQGGGRSRSSTKEPPGAVNLERSYQICQAER, encoded by the exons ATGCCGCGGCAGGCCTACACCGCGTGCCCCGACATTCCGCTCGCCGACGATGTCAAAGCCATAGGCGCTGCCATGGACACGGACGTGGAGCTCGGCAAGGGCGAGGGGTGCGAGACTATACCGGGCTGCTCCGGCTACTCGAGCATGGTGCACAGCAAGAAGGTCATTAAGCACGCGTTGCGACAGCAAGCCAAGCGGCGCCGTAAGAACACGACGATAGCGTCCGGCAATTCGCGCACGTTGCCCAGGATCGTTGTCAAACCgctaccgccgccgccgccgaacGATCCACCATCCCCGGTCAACAACGTGCAGCACATCAACACCG CACCGGAAGAACCTGCTGCAACAATGAGAGAAGTTTTGGCTAGTTTACCTGGATTTAGCTTAAAGTCAAGCCGCAGGAGATCTACAAAGAGACTGTCCGCAACTGCGCAATTAGAAGCTGGTCTTGTGGATTTGGAGTCCCCAGCGAGTATATTAGCAAGTACGAGCTTACGCGCTCTGTTAAATAGGCATACATTTCAAGGCTTGCCCCCACTGTATCAACGGAAGCTCGCACAACTCCTGCCTGCTGTAGATAGACAG GATGCTGCTATCTCTGGATTGAACAATGAATTTTTTGCGAGAGCTTGCCTAGAATGGCGGAAACGTTTAGCAGAAGGAGAATTCACTCCAGAAAATCAGCAACGCCTGAAGATGGAAGCGGAACGGGATAAGAATAAGCTAGATCCGTGGAAAGTGAAGCATTTTGAACCGATATGGGGAGAAAAGCGAGAGCCTAAACTTAAATCGAATCTCCATTATATTACCGAGTCACGTTCTAGTGGTGCAGTAACACGTTCAAGTTTAAGACTTCGTCTGGAAGCTAATGTGGATATTCCTACGTCGGAACATGCTGTCTGTCCTATTGTAATGACAGAAGATAAAGTCGACACCAGCTGCAAGACCGAAATCAGCATAAAGAGTTCCGACGATCTAGTTAATTCTGAAGAGGTGCAACAACATTTAATGCCCTTAGATTATAATACATTACCGGACAATGTGACTGATGAGAAACATTTAGATGACTCCATGCGAGTGAATTCCATAGAAGTGTCAGAAGATATTCAAATGCATGAAAGTAAAATAGAGGAAGCTGACAAGATCACGGATATTTGCGAGAAACAAGATATGCTTGAGGCTGATGATATTGCGAGGCAAATATGTCAAGAAGCCATTTCGAATGTCTACGAGGAAGAAACAGATTTTTCCTCGAGCGAGAAAAATTTGCCACCTATAGAAAATAACGTAATCGAAGCATCGGAGGAAGACACCGTGCTATTACCTGATGATAATTCGTCACCGAGATCGAGCGAACAGATAGAACGTGGGTCACACACGTCCGTAGAATCAATTTCGCAGTTATCCAACGAATATATATCACAAGCATCCATAGATCAGATTTCTCAGATCTCAAAGGAACAGATTTCACAAATATCCAGCGATCAGATTTATCAGATATCGGATTGCGAAACCACGAGTATCCTTGAAAGTTCATCGCCGCAGGATCAAGTTAGGCCCGCAGACATCGTTATAGAGGATACCAGTTTGATTAATAGCGATCAAACTGAGGTAACACAGACTTCCCACGAAAATCCAGCGGACAGCGAATCACAAATTCCAGAAGGAATGGAAATTGATAGCGAGACTTTACAACGTATTCATGAACTCGAG GTACGAGGAGAAATGCGCGAAATGTATGAAGAGATTTCGGGATGTCCAGAAGAGATAATATATCCTATTCTTGAGGGAATGGAAATGGCTTCAACCAATGCAGAAGTAACCGAGCCGCAAGTAGTGTCGGGACAAACTGAAGATACTACGGGAACGGATGTAAATGTTGGTAATGAGGATGAAGCTCTGCGAGAGGCAAATAATTACGTCTGCTCTGAAATGTTAGAATGTAGTTGGACAGTGGATCCGACCGTGAATaacatcaataataataatagg ACGCAAGAAGAGTTGCAAGTACCTTGGCCTTTGGTGGCGGCCGCTCTTGATGGATCGGTAGCGGCTAATATCACAGTAACGACGCAAGATGAATGCAGCGAAACCTCCACAACGACCGATTCTACAACTTCTTCGCAGCAGTTTATTAACGCGGATACCAACGTGGAATCCGTTAACTGCATTCAATTGCCAGTTGTTCAAGGAACTACATTTCAATCAGACGGCTTAACTATCAGCACCCCGGGAAGCAGTTGCGTTATGAAGAGCTTGCAATCGCAAAGTCCGCCGATCATTGCGTTTCCGCAATTGCAATCCATCAGATTTGTGCAAACGAGCTTTAATCCGGAACAGGAAACAACATCTTCGCTGGCAAATAACTCGTCTACGATCTCGGCCCAGCTTCAGCCCCAGCAAAGTAACACCGCGCAAGTTAACATGATACGAACGCAGGATACCATCACCCAAATAAATACTCAAAACAATAATGCGCGGAATAATATGAATCAAAACACCATTGCGACGCCAAGTCAAGTGCAAAATACTCTCCCGACTACAATGGGAGTACAATCTCAGAATCGCGCGCAGAACGCGATTGTTATTCAACATCAAACCGCTCCTTCTGTTCAACCTCGACAAATTGCGGCTACTGTGCatcaacaacaacaacaacaacaacaacagcagcagcagcagcagcaaacgccacaacagcaacagcaataTGCTGGACCATCTGTAGCCGTTTCGACGCGACCCTCGCGCGTGTCCAATCAAGGCAGCCAAAGAGGCTCTAGAAATAGTAATAAAGAACAAGGAGGTGGTAGATCGAGAAGCTCTACGAAAGAGCCTCCGGGTGCTGTCAATTTGGAGCGCAGCTATCAGATATGTCAAGCG GAACGCTGA